A single region of the Pseudomonas sp. PDM14 genome encodes:
- a CDS encoding putative bifunctional diguanylate cyclase/phosphodiesterase, which produces MKLELKNSLSLKLLRVVLLSALVVGVVLSCAQIVFDIYKTRQAVANDAHRILGMFRDPSTQAVYSLDREMGMQVIEGLFQHEAVRFAAIGHPNEPMLAERERELVESPTRWMTDPILGKEQAFSTQLVGRGPYSEYYGDLNITLDTASYGENFITTSVIIFISGVLRALAMGLVLYLVYHWLLTKPLSKIIEHLTNINPDRPSEHKLPMLPGNERNELGLWINTANQLLESIERNTHLRREAENSLMRMSQYDFLTGLPNRQQLQQQLDQILDDAGRLQRRVAVLCVGLDDFKGVNEQFSYQTGDQLLLALSDRLRSHSSKLGALARLGGDQFALVQADIEQPYEAAELAQSILDSLETPFSLERQEVRLRATIGITLFPEDGDTTEKLLQKAEQTMTLAKSRSRNRYQFYIASVDSEMRRRRELEKDLRDALKRNELHLVYQPQVDYRDHRVVGVEALLRWQHPQHGLVPPDLFIPLAEQNGSIIAIGEWVLDQSCRQLREWHDQGFTELRMAVNLSTVQLHHTELPRMVNNLLQVYRLPMRSLELEVTETGLMEDITTAAQHLLSLRRAGALIAIDDFGTGYSSLSYLKSLPLDKIKIDKSFVQDLLEDEDDATIVRAIIQLGKSLGMQVIAEGVETSEQEAYIIAQGCNEGQGYLYSKPLPAREVTLYLKQARRLSNAGNPATL; this is translated from the coding sequence TTGAAGCTGGAACTTAAAAATAGCCTCTCGCTCAAGCTGCTCCGTGTCGTCCTGTTGTCGGCGCTGGTCGTCGGTGTGGTCCTGAGCTGCGCGCAGATAGTCTTCGACATCTACAAGACGCGCCAGGCAGTGGCCAACGATGCGCACCGCATCCTCGGCATGTTCCGCGACCCCTCGACCCAGGCCGTCTACAGCCTCGACCGCGAGATGGGCATGCAGGTCATCGAGGGTCTGTTCCAGCATGAAGCCGTGCGTTTCGCCGCCATCGGTCACCCCAACGAACCGATGCTCGCCGAGCGCGAGCGCGAGCTGGTCGAATCGCCCACCCGCTGGATGACCGACCCGATCCTCGGTAAAGAGCAGGCCTTCAGTACCCAACTGGTCGGCCGCGGCCCTTACAGCGAATACTACGGTGACCTCAACATCACCCTCGACACCGCCAGCTATGGCGAGAACTTCATCACCACCTCGGTGATCATCTTCATCTCCGGCGTGCTCCGCGCACTGGCCATGGGCCTGGTGCTGTACCTGGTCTACCACTGGCTGCTGACCAAGCCGCTGTCGAAAATCATCGAGCACCTGACCAACATCAACCCGGACCGGCCCAGCGAACACAAGCTGCCCATGTTGCCGGGCAACGAGCGCAACGAACTGGGCCTGTGGATCAACACGGCAAACCAGCTGCTCGAATCGATCGAACGCAACACCCACCTGCGCCGCGAGGCCGAGAACAGTCTGATGCGCATGTCGCAGTACGACTTCCTCACCGGCCTGCCCAACCGCCAGCAACTGCAGCAGCAACTCGACCAGATCCTCGACGACGCCGGTCGCCTGCAACGTCGCGTGGCCGTGCTCTGCGTCGGCCTCGACGACTTCAAGGGCGTCAACGAACAGTTCAGCTACCAGACCGGCGACCAATTGCTCCTGGCCCTCTCCGACCGCCTGCGCAGCCACAGCAGCAAACTCGGTGCGCTGGCCCGTCTGGGCGGCGACCAGTTCGCCCTGGTCCAGGCCGACATCGAGCAACCCTACGAAGCCGCCGAACTGGCGCAGAGCATTCTCGACAGCCTGGAAACCCCCTTCTCGCTCGAACGCCAGGAAGTACGCCTGCGCGCCACCATCGGCATCACCCTGTTCCCGGAAGACGGCGACACCACCGAGAAGCTGCTGCAGAAAGCCGAGCAGACCATGACCCTGGCCAAGAGCCGCTCGCGCAACCGCTACCAGTTCTACATCGCCAGCGTCGACAGCGAGATGCGCCGCCGCCGCGAGCTGGAAAAGGACCTGCGCGACGCGCTCAAGCGCAACGAGCTGCACCTGGTCTACCAACCGCAGGTCGATTACCGCGACCACCGCGTGGTCGGCGTCGAAGCCCTGCTGCGCTGGCAGCACCCGCAGCATGGCCTGGTGCCGCCGGACCTGTTCATCCCGCTGGCCGAACAGAACGGCAGCATCATCGCCATCGGCGAATGGGTGCTCGACCAGTCCTGTCGCCAGCTGCGCGAATGGCACGACCAGGGCTTCACCGAACTGCGCATGGCGGTCAACCTGTCCACCGTGCAACTGCACCACACCGAGCTGCCGCGCATGGTCAACAACCTGCTGCAGGTGTACCGCCTGCCGATGCGCAGCCTGGAGCTGGAAGTCACCGAAACCGGCCTGATGGAAGACATCACCACCGCCGCCCAGCACCTGCTCAGCCTGCGCCGCGCCGGCGCGCTGATCGCCATCGACGACTTCGGTACCGGCTACTCCTCGCTGAGCTACCTGAAGAGCCTGCCGCTGGACAAGATCAAGATCGACAAGAGCTTCGTGCAGGACCTGCTCGAAGACGAGGATGACGCCACCATCGTGCGCGCCATCATCCAGCTCGGTAAGAGCCTGGGCATGCAAGTTATCGCCGAGGGTGTGGAGACCTCCGAACAGGAGGCCTACATCATCGCCCAGGGCTGCAACGAGGGGCAGGGCTACCTCTACAGCAAGCCATTGCCGGCGCGTGAAGTGACGCTCTACCTGAAGCAGGCGCGCCGCCTGAGCAACGCTGGTAACCCCGCCACGCTTTGA